One Euphorbia lathyris chromosome 1, ddEupLath1.1, whole genome shotgun sequence DNA segment encodes these proteins:
- the LOC136232235 gene encoding uncharacterized protein: MAFSSLEVCAECKRNCLLCHQKTRSSTPIVSSFFKVMITDWFSEVLFLPPKFAPVASSMIGQEVPLEDSSGLQWKVKLILMENSVALNQGWDVFAQAHGLEIGDFVIFHYVLGSHFVVQIFDKTGCEKLDFSKNKNQKKRANADTNSTQGCGPCHVADKGPTDKPESKSSVFNSSMETSHQQGETRNMKNIKTAMNGSSSDKKGVARSQAVPKAGIFEDPCSLMTESKCKINDPVNVEMAMNGSSRDRRGVARSQAVSKAGIVEDPCSLIKRESKRKINDSVNIKMCTDTGLKSKNRIPRPQAVPKAKVFDRELDGKDAEYQTANQDTLRTYNLDTLGSNKTIGAKVSSHNVDTSRYSKNQAGSDYKASQKVAPVGVSNFDSSVFGRWQTDCDEGREKANSINTGKKPKVKREPEDPILSSPVGYKDKAVKKVKVEAINKHSLSSAGSITCLIEANESFLELPAALPSSYKGRKRGSSSRSVVFLRGPKMKVWPVSYHETSQRKILMGGWEAFCQYNNILAGDECTFEIENEAEDVFLVTVVTPL; the protein is encoded by the exons ATGGCTTTCTCCAGTCTAGAAGTCTGTGCAGAGTGCAAGAGAAATTGCTTACTGTGTcatcagaagacaagaagcTCAACGCCTATTGTTTCATCTTTCTTCAAAGTGATGATTACGGATTGGTTTTCTGAGGTTTTG TTCTTACCTCCTAAATTTGCTCCTGTGGCATCAAGCATGATTGGCCAAGAAGTGCCCCTTGAAGATTCAAGTGGATTGCAATGGAAAGTAAAATTAATTCTCATGGAAAATTCTGTCGCTTTGAATCAAGGATGGGATGTATTTGCACAGGCTCATGGATTGGAAATTGGAGATTTTGTGATATTCCACTATGTTTTAGGATCACACTTTGTTGTTCAGATCTTTGATAAAACCGGATGTGAGAAGCTGGACTTTTCGAAGAACAAAAATCAGAAGAAAAGGGCTAACGCTGACACGAATTCTACTCAAGGATGTGGCCCATGCCATGTAGCTGATAAAGGTCCAACAGACAAACCAGAATCTAAGTCTTCTGTTTTTAATTCAAGCATGGAAACTAGTCACCAGCAGGGTGAGACGCGTAATATGAAAAATATTAAGACGGCAATGAACGGTTCTTCAAGTGATAAAAAGGGGGTTGCAAGATCTCAAGCTGTTCCTAAAGCTGGAATTTTTGAAGATCCATGCTCCTTGATGACGGAAAGCAAGTGCAAGATAAATGATCCGGTGAATGTTGAGATGGCAATGAACGGTTCTTCACGTGATCGAAGGGGAGTTGCAAGATCTCAAGCTGTTTCTAAAGCTGGAATTGTTGAAGATCCATGCTCCTTGATCAAGAGGGAAAGCAAGCGCAAGATAAATGACTCGGTTAACATTAAGATGTGTACCGACACTggtttaaaaagtaaaaatcgGATCCCAAGGCCTCAAGCTGTTCCTAAAGCAAAAGTCTTTGATAGAGAACTTGATGGCAAAGATGCAGAATATCAAACTGCAAATCAGGATACTTTGAGGACTTACAACTTGGACACTCTTGGAAGCAACAAAACCATAGGGGCCAAAGTCTCCTCTCATAATGTGGATACATCCCGTTATTCGAAGAATCAAGCTGGCTCAGATTATAAAGCATCACAGAAAGTAGCGCCTGTGGGTGTTTCCAATTTTGATTCGTCTGTATTTGGAAGATGGCAGACTGATTGTGATGAGGGAAGAGAGAAGGCAAACTCAA TAAACACAGGGAAGAAGCCAAAGGTGAAAAGGGAACCGGAGGATCCAATTTTGAGTTCTCCTGTAGGATATAAAGATAAAGCTGTCAAGAAGGTGAAAGTTGAAGCTATCAACAAACATAGTTTGTCAAGTGCAGGCAGTATCACTTGCTTGATAGAAGCCAACGAGTCATTTCTT GAATTGCCAGCAGCCTTGCCATCATCTTACAAGGGAAGAAAGAGGGGAAGCAGTAGTAGAAGTGTGGTGTTTCTGAGGGGGCCAAAGATGAAAGTGTGGCCAGTATCCTACCATGAAACGTCTCAAAGGAAGATTTTGATGGGCGGATGGGAAGCATTTTGTCAGTATAACAACATTCTGGCTGGAGATGAATGTACTTTTGAAATTGAGAATGAAGCTGAGGATGTATTTCTAGTCACCGTTGTTACTCCCCTCTAA
- the LOC136229183 gene encoding GDSL esterase/lipase At3g48460 gives MATPSQLILTLIFFSASIPLLSSSPTPPFKKIYAFGDSFTDTGNTKSATGPSGFGHVSNPPYGDTFFHRPTNRYSDGRLMIDFVAESLSLPFLPPYLHLKQGDEKHGVNFAVAGSTAINHGFFVMNNLSLAFTPQSIQTQILWFNQFLQKNGCQGSVDSSPACRELMEDSLIWVGEIGVNDYAYITGSSVTSDTVRKLAISTVTTFLQELLKKGVKSIVVQGLPPTGCLPLAMTLAPEDDRDDMGCVKSVNNQTMVHNIVYKAKLEDLKREFPNATITYLDFWNAYSTVVKNPRGYGFKEPFKACCGSGDPPYNFAVFNVCGMPSAKACRNPSQYINWDGVHLTEGMYKVLTNMFLNGTYSQPPFDSLLH, from the exons ATGGCTACTCCTTCACAACTCATTCTCACACTCATCTTCTTCTCCGCCTCCATTCCTCTACTCTCTTCCTCTCCAACTCCACCTTTCAAAAAGATCTACGCCTTCGGCGACTCCTTCACTGACACCGGCaacacaaagtccgcaacagGCCCTAGCGGTTTCGGCCATGTCTCAAACCCTCCATACGGCGACACATTCTTTCACCGTCCGACTAATCGATACTCCGATGGCCGGCTAATGATTGATTTTGTAGCTGAATCGCTTTCTCTACCGTTTTTACCACCGTATCTTCACCTGAAGCAAGGAGATGAAAAACATGGGGTGAATTTTGCTGTTGCTGGATCTACAGCTATAAATCATGGTTTCTTTGTTATGAATAATCTTAGTCTGGCTTTTACACCTCAGTCGATTCAAACTCAGATTCTTTGGTTTAACCAGTTCTTGCAAAAGAATGGGTGCCAAGGGTCTGTAGATTCGAGCCCGGCATGTAGAGAACTTATGGAGGACTCGTTGATTTGGGTTGGGGAAATTGGGGTTAATGATTATGCTTATATTACTGGATCTTCTGTTACTAGTGATACCGTTAGAAAACTGGCGATCAGCACTGTCACCACGTTTCTACAG GAATTGCTGAAGAAAGGTGTGAAATCTATTGTCGTTCAAGGCCTGCCGCCTACCGGATGCTTGCCACTAGCAATGACATTGGCTCCTGAAGATGACAGAGATGACATGGGATGCGTGAAGAGTGTAAACAATCAAACCATGGTTCATAATATTGTTTATAAAGCCAAGTTGGAAGATCTGAAAAGAGAATTCCCAAATGCTACCATAACTTATCTAGATTTCTGGAATGCATATAGTACGGTTGTGAAAAATCCGAGGGGTTACGGATTCAAAGAGCCATTCAAGGCATGTTGTGGATCGGGCGATCCACCTTATAACTTTGCGGTGTTTAACGTTTGTGGTATGCCATCTGCAAAAGCTTGTCGGAATCCGAGTCAATACATAAACTGGGATGGAGTTCACCTCACTGAAGGTATGTATAAGGTGCTCACAAATATGTTCTTAAATGGAACCTACAGTCAGCCTCCATTTGACTCCTTGCTACATTAA
- the LOC136232310 gene encoding E3 ubiquitin-protein ligase AIRP2-like, giving the protein MDYYYEIAARSSYQDSLMVLESDIHHANALAASIPRGKGGSCLQMKLVYNQLAPIFLLLLQWMDCSCTCLLSSSLSLFHIVVYQVSSDGKPKISNCRRKATIREFYAVILPSLQRLHGDAMELDKTQDEGYCVEMLAKKRVEDRMSFSDMDVEREDECGICLEPCTKMVVPSCCHAMCINCYHDWNTRSESCPFCRGSLKRVNSGDLWVLTCNSDVVDTNTVLKEDMLRFYVYMNSLPKDIPDALFVMYYEYLI; this is encoded by the exons ATGGATTATTATTATGAGATTGCAGCGAGATCATCTTACCAGGACTCGCTTATGGTTCTCGAGTCCGATATCCACCACGCTAATGcctt GGCAGCTTCTATACCGAGAGGCAAGGGTGGTTCTTGTCTTCAAATGAAACTTGTTTACAATCAGTTGGCACCCATTTTTCTGCTGTTACTTCAGTGGATGGATTGTTCATGTACATGTCTACTTTCAAGTTCTTTAAGCCTTTTCCACATAGTTGTATATCAG GTATCTTCAGATGGGAAGCCAAAAATCTCTAATTGCAGACGGAAAGCAACAATCAGGGAATTCTATG CTGTTATATTACCATCACTTCAACGCCTTCACGGTGATGCGATGGAATTGGATAAGACTCAAGATGAAGGTTATTGTGTGGAGATGCTTGCCAAGAAGAGGGTAGAAGATAGGATGAGTTTTTCGGATATGGACGTAGAAAGGGAAGACGAGTGTGGGATCTGCTTGGAGCCATGTACAAAAATGGTTGTACCGAGCTGCTGCCATGCAATGTGCATCAACTGCTACCATGACTG GAACACAAGATCAGAATCTTGCCCGTTTTGCCGGGGTAGTCTGAAAAGAGTGAATTCGGGTGACCTATGGGTTCTGACCTGCAACAGTGATGTGGTTGACACTAATACTGTATTAAAAGAGGACATGCTGCGGTTCTATGTTTATATGAATAGCCTGCCAAAGGATATCCCGGATGCTCTTTTCGTGATGTACTACGAATACCTAATATAA